In Bacillus sp. DX3.1, the following proteins share a genomic window:
- the acnA gene encoding aconitate hydratase AcnA, which produces MVKHNPFQSRATFELDGKTYHYYQLKALENAGVGNVSQLPYSIKVLLESVLRQVDGRVITEEHVENLAKWGTKSVQDIDVPFKPSRVILQDFTGVPAVVDLASLRKAMADMGGDPDKINPEITVDLVIDHSVQVDRAGTPDALQFNMDLEFKRNEERYKFLSWAQKSFDNYRAVPPATGIVHQVNLEYLAPVVHAVKNAEGELVAYPDSLVGTDSHTTMINGIGVLGWGVGGIEAEAGMLGQPSYFPVPEVIGVKLTGTLPSGTTATDVALKVTQVLRQKGVVGKFVEFFGDGLQSMPLADRATISNMAPEYGATCGFFPIDDISLEYLRLTGRSEEQIRIVEEYCKANGLFYTADSKDPIYTDLVEIDLNAIESNLSGPKRPQDLIPLSNMKDEFHKAVVAPVGTQGLGFNEQEFDKEVKVALKDQEVTMKTGAIAIAAITSCTNTSNPYVLIGAGLVAKKAIEKGLKVPEYVKTSLAPGSKVVTEYLDKSGLTTYLDQLGFQTVGYGCTTCIGNSGPLAPELEEAIAANDLLVTSVLSGNRNFEGRIHPLVKANYLASPPLVVAYALAGTVDIDLKNDAIGKDENGNPIYFNDIWPTAKEIEDVVQSVVTSELFKKEYAQVFNSNERWNEIQTSNEALYTWDNDSTYIQNPPFFEGLSKEPGEVETLSGLRVVGKFGDSVTTDHISPAGSIGKHTPAGRYLLENGVQPVDFNSYGSRRGNHEVMMRGTFANIRIKNQIAPGTEGGFTTYWPTGDVMSIYDAAMKYKQDNTGLLVVAGKDYGMGSSRDWAAKGTNLLGIKAVIAESFERIHRSNLVLMGVLPLQFKDGESTETLGLVGNESFEIQIDKTVKPRDLVKVIAIDPEGNTKQFEVVARFDSEVEIDYYRHGGILQMVLREKIEESKVSN; this is translated from the coding sequence ATGGTAAAACATAATCCATTTCAATCTCGTGCAACATTCGAACTAGATGGAAAGACGTATCATTATTATCAATTGAAAGCGCTTGAAAATGCAGGGGTTGGCAACGTATCACAATTGCCTTATTCAATTAAAGTATTGCTTGAGTCTGTACTTCGTCAAGTTGACGGACGTGTGATTACAGAAGAGCATGTTGAAAATTTAGCGAAATGGGGAACAAAAAGTGTTCAAGACATCGATGTTCCATTCAAACCATCTCGCGTAATTTTACAAGATTTCACGGGCGTTCCAGCTGTCGTTGATTTGGCTTCACTTCGAAAAGCAATGGCAGACATGGGTGGAGACCCAGATAAAATTAATCCTGAAATTACAGTAGACCTTGTTATTGACCACTCTGTACAGGTTGATAGAGCGGGTACACCAGACGCGCTTCAATTCAACATGGACTTAGAGTTTAAACGTAATGAAGAACGTTATAAATTTTTAAGCTGGGCACAAAAATCATTTGATAACTACCGTGCAGTGCCACCAGCAACAGGTATCGTTCACCAAGTAAACCTTGAGTATTTAGCACCTGTTGTTCATGCAGTGAAAAATGCTGAAGGTGAACTTGTTGCATACCCAGATTCATTAGTCGGAACTGATTCTCATACAACAATGATTAACGGAATTGGCGTTCTTGGATGGGGCGTTGGTGGTATTGAGGCAGAAGCAGGTATGCTTGGACAGCCATCATACTTCCCAGTTCCAGAAGTAATCGGTGTTAAATTAACAGGCACACTTCCAAGTGGTACAACAGCAACAGACGTTGCATTAAAAGTTACACAAGTATTACGTCAAAAAGGCGTAGTTGGAAAATTTGTTGAATTCTTCGGTGACGGCTTACAAAGCATGCCATTAGCTGACCGTGCAACAATTTCAAACATGGCACCAGAGTACGGTGCAACTTGTGGATTCTTCCCAATCGATGATATTTCATTAGAGTACTTACGTTTAACAGGAAGAAGCGAAGAACAAATTCGCATCGTTGAAGAATATTGTAAAGCAAACGGCTTATTCTATACAGCTGACAGCAAAGATCCAATTTATACAGATCTTGTTGAAATCGACTTAAATGCAATTGAATCTAACCTTTCTGGACCAAAGCGTCCACAAGATTTAATTCCTCTTTCAAACATGAAAGATGAGTTCCATAAAGCAGTTGTGGCACCAGTTGGAACGCAAGGACTTGGGTTCAATGAACAAGAATTCGATAAAGAAGTGAAAGTTGCATTAAAAGATCAGGAAGTAACGATGAAAACAGGTGCAATTGCAATCGCAGCAATTACAAGCTGTACAAACACATCTAACCCGTACGTGTTAATTGGTGCAGGCTTAGTTGCGAAAAAAGCAATTGAAAAAGGACTTAAAGTACCTGAATATGTAAAAACATCATTAGCACCGGGATCTAAAGTTGTTACAGAATATCTAGATAAATCTGGATTAACAACTTACTTAGATCAATTAGGTTTCCAAACAGTTGGTTACGGCTGTACAACTTGTATCGGTAACTCTGGTCCATTAGCGCCAGAATTAGAAGAGGCAATTGCAGCAAATGATTTATTAGTAACATCTGTTCTTTCTGGTAACCGTAACTTTGAAGGTCGTATCCATCCGCTTGTAAAAGCAAACTACTTGGCATCACCACCACTTGTTGTGGCATATGCGCTTGCTGGTACAGTTGATATCGATTTGAAAAACGATGCAATTGGTAAAGATGAAAACGGTAATCCAATTTACTTTAACGACATTTGGCCAACAGCGAAAGAAATCGAAGACGTGGTGCAAAGTGTTGTAACATCTGAATTATTCAAAAAAGAATATGCACAAGTATTTAACAGTAATGAACGCTGGAACGAAATTCAAACTTCAAATGAAGCTTTGTATACTTGGGATAATGATTCAACTTATATTCAAAACCCACCGTTCTTTGAAGGTTTATCAAAAGAGCCAGGTGAAGTGGAAACACTTTCAGGCTTACGCGTAGTTGGTAAATTTGGCGATTCTGTAACGACAGACCATATTTCACCAGCAGGTTCAATTGGTAAACATACACCAGCAGGTCGTTATTTATTAGAAAATGGCGTGCAGCCGGTTGACTTCAACTCTTACGGTTCTCGCCGTGGTAACCATGAAGTGATGATGCGTGGTACATTTGCAAACATTCGTATCAAAAACCAAATCGCACCTGGCACAGAAGGTGGATTCACAACATACTGGCCAACAGGTGATGTGATGTCAATCTATGATGCAGCGATGAAATATAAACAAGATAACACAGGTCTTCTTGTTGTAGCTGGTAAAGACTACGGTATGGGAAGTTCTCGTGACTGGGCTGCGAAAGGTACAAACCTGCTAGGAATTAAAGCAGTTATCGCAGAAAGCTTCGAGCGTATTCACCGTAGTAACCTTGTATTAATGGGTGTACTACCATTGCAATTTAAAGATGGCGAAAGTACTGAAACATTAGGTCTTGTTGGTAATGAGTCATTTGAAATTCAAATTGACAAAACAGTTAAACCACGTGATCTTGTAAAAGTAATCGCAATTGATCCAGAAGGAAATACGAAACAATTCGAAGTAGTAGCACGCTTTGATAGTGAAGTTGAAATCGACTACTATCGTCACGGTGGTATTTTACAAATGGTTCTTCGTGAGAAAATCGAAGAGTCTAAGGTATCTAACTAA
- a CDS encoding LysM peptidoglycan-binding domain-containing protein, producing MLQIITVRSGDSVYSLASKYGTTPETIVKDNGLNPAETLVVGQALIVNTKGNNYYVQPGDSLYRISQTYNVPLASLAKVNNLSLKSILHVGQQLYVPKGTKQTIESIAYLQPSTIPIKESLVNSTKAINPFLTYLAYFSFEPQRDGTLKEPTDTAKIAGIATQGQTIPMLVITNIESGNFSAELASIFLRSPTIQHKFITNILQTAEKYGMHDIHFDFENVAPEDREAYNRFLRTVKTRLPEGYTLSTTLVPKISSTQKGKFFEAHDYKAQGEIVDFVVIMTYDWGWQGGPPMAISPIGPVKQVLQYAKSQMSPRKIMMGQNLYGFDWTLPYKEGNPPAKAISSVAAVALARKYNVPIRYDFTAQAPHFNYYDENGVQHEVWFEDARSIQSKFNLIKEQGVRGISYWKIGLPFPQNWRLLAENFSITKKG from the coding sequence ATGCTTCAAATCATAACTGTTCGTAGCGGAGATAGCGTCTACAGCTTAGCCTCTAAGTATGGTACAACACCTGAAACAATTGTAAAGGATAATGGATTAAATCCAGCGGAAACACTCGTTGTGGGTCAGGCGTTAATCGTGAATACGAAAGGAAACAATTACTACGTTCAACCGGGTGATAGTCTATATCGGATTTCTCAAACATATAACGTTCCTCTTGCTAGCTTGGCCAAAGTAAACAACTTATCATTAAAATCAATCCTTCATGTCGGTCAACAACTATATGTACCAAAAGGAACAAAACAAACGATAGAATCCATTGCCTATTTACAACCTTCTACTATTCCAATTAAAGAAAGCTTAGTCAACTCTACAAAGGCAATTAATCCTTTTTTAACATATTTAGCCTACTTTAGCTTTGAACCACAGCGAGATGGAACATTGAAAGAACCGACAGACACTGCAAAAATCGCTGGAATCGCCACACAAGGTCAAACCATTCCAATGCTCGTCATTACAAACATTGAAAGTGGAAATTTTAGCGCGGAGTTAGCCTCTATTTTTTTACGAAGTCCTACCATTCAACATAAATTTATTACCAACATTCTGCAGACCGCGGAAAAATACGGTATGCATGATATTCATTTCGACTTTGAAAACGTCGCACCAGAAGATCGCGAAGCATACAATCGCTTTTTACGAACTGTAAAAACACGATTACCTGAAGGTTATACATTAAGTACAACACTCGTTCCAAAAATAAGTTCGACACAAAAAGGAAAATTTTTTGAAGCACATGATTACAAAGCACAAGGAGAAATCGTTGACTTTGTTGTCATTATGACCTATGACTGGGGCTGGCAAGGTGGACCGCCGATGGCAATTTCTCCAATTGGTCCTGTCAAACAAGTACTTCAATATGCAAAATCACAAATGTCGCCGCGAAAAATTATGATGGGACAAAATTTATACGGTTTCGACTGGACGCTCCCATATAAAGAAGGAAATCCTCCAGCAAAAGCAATTAGCTCCGTCGCAGCCGTTGCACTTGCCCGAAAATACAATGTTCCCATTCGTTATGATTTCACTGCACAAGCACCTCATTTTAATTATTATGATGAAAATGGTGTGCAACACGAAGTATGGTTTGAAGATGCCCGCTCCATTCAAAGTAAATTTAATTTAATAAAAGAGCAAGGTGTCCGCGGTATTAGCTATTGGAAAATTGGTCTTCCATTCCCGCAAAACTGGCGTTTGCTTGCAGAAAACTTCTCCATTACAAAAAAAGGCTGA
- the sspN gene encoding acid-soluble spore protein SspN — MGNPKKNSKDFAPNQIGTQSKKAGGNKGKQMQDQTGKQPIVDNG; from the coding sequence ATGGGAAATCCGAAAAAGAATTCAAAAGATTTTGCACCAAACCAAATTGGCACACAGTCAAAAAAAGCCGGTGGAAATAAAGGGAAACAAATGCAAGACCAAACAGGTAAACAACCAATTGTAGATAATGGCTAA
- a CDS encoding polysaccharide deacetylase family protein — protein MMKNKIAVLIICMICVIHIVQVDKVEAKMLERTELEPTGNVTWDVPTTEKVIAITFDDGPDPKYTPQVLKILHQYKAEATFFMIGFRIERNPYLVKQVLKEGHEIGNHTMNHLYARDASGEKLKNDILEGKKYLQQWVENPLLFRPPGGYINDAVLTIAKEAGYQIVLWSWHQDPKDWANPGTESIVKHVVTNAKSGDIVLLHDGGSDRSQTVAALEKILPALQKKGYRFVKVSELLRYKH, from the coding sequence ATGATGAAAAACAAAATTGCTGTACTAATTATTTGTATGATTTGTGTTATACATATAGTTCAAGTGGATAAAGTGGAAGCGAAAATGCTAGAGAGAACAGAATTAGAGCCTACAGGTAATGTAACGTGGGACGTACCTACCACTGAAAAAGTCATTGCGATTACTTTTGATGATGGGCCTGATCCGAAATATACCCCGCAGGTGCTGAAAATATTGCATCAATACAAAGCTGAAGCAACATTTTTTATGATCGGCTTTCGAATTGAGCGTAATCCGTATTTAGTAAAACAGGTGCTAAAGGAAGGGCATGAAATTGGAAATCATACGATGAACCATTTGTATGCTCGGGATGCATCAGGTGAGAAATTAAAAAATGATATTCTAGAAGGGAAAAAGTATTTGCAACAATGGGTAGAGAACCCATTACTTTTCCGTCCTCCTGGTGGATATATTAATGATGCTGTACTTACAATAGCAAAAGAAGCAGGCTATCAAATTGTATTATGGTCATGGCATCAGGATCCGAAAGACTGGGCGAATCCGGGCACAGAATCTATTGTAAAGCATGTTGTAACAAACGCGAAGAGCGGCGATATTGTTTTGCTTCATGATGGCGGGAGCGATCGGAGCCAAACTGTAGCGGCGCTAGAAAAAATTTTACCTGCTCTTCAAAAGAAAGGCTACAGATTTGTGAAAGTTTCTGAGCTACTACGTTATAAACATTAA
- a CDS encoding 3'-5' exonuclease has translation MGHLPMTGDYVVIDFETTGFNPYNDRIIQVAAVRYRNHEFAEQFVSFVNPERFIPDRITSLTGITNYRVSDAPTIHDVLPAFLAFLGEDTIVAHNASFDMRFLKSNAKQLRLPEPDNHVIDTVFLAKKYMKHAPNHKLETLKRMLGIRLNSHNALDDCFTCAAVYQKCAAIQEEGQKRVAKETIEEEAVYEMIKEMLAKHNKDVEWIRYTNVGSYMDIKAFYPIVRLKVKGRKKYVLTAKTEQEVLAAYPAVMCETALKSEIGVTRIMIECLDDIARLEAYILESYDAVMQVLNNYKQNETNAEEEIEKYLSLSRTNG, from the coding sequence GTGGGACATTTACCAATGACAGGAGATTATGTTGTTATCGATTTTGAAACGACAGGATTTAACCCGTATAACGATCGAATCATTCAAGTGGCAGCGGTTCGATATCGGAATCATGAGTTTGCTGAACAATTTGTTTCTTTTGTGAATCCAGAACGATTTATTCCTGACCGAATCACAAGTTTAACAGGAATTACAAACTACCGTGTTTCGGATGCGCCAACCATTCATGATGTATTGCCGGCATTTTTAGCTTTTTTAGGAGAAGATACAATTGTTGCTCATAATGCATCGTTCGATATGCGTTTTTTAAAAAGTAATGCGAAACAGCTGAGATTACCAGAGCCTGATAATCACGTGATTGATACAGTGTTTTTAGCAAAGAAATATATGAAGCACGCGCCGAATCATAAGCTAGAAACACTTAAACGAATGCTTGGTATTCGCTTAAATTCACATAATGCACTTGATGATTGTTTTACATGTGCAGCGGTGTATCAAAAATGTGCGGCAATACAAGAAGAGGGGCAAAAGAGAGTAGCAAAGGAAACGATTGAAGAAGAAGCAGTGTATGAAATGATAAAGGAAATGCTAGCGAAACATAATAAAGACGTAGAGTGGATTCGTTATACGAACGTTGGAAGTTATATGGATATAAAAGCTTTTTATCCAATTGTAAGGTTGAAAGTAAAAGGAAGAAAGAAATATGTGTTGACAGCAAAGACAGAACAGGAAGTATTAGCGGCATACCCGGCTGTAATGTGTGAAACAGCTTTGAAAAGTGAAATAGGTGTAACGCGAATTATGATTGAATGTTTAGACGATATCGCTCGGTTAGAGGCGTATATTCTGGAGTCTTATGATGCGGTTATGCAGGTGTTGAATAATTATAAACAAAACGAAACAAATGCAGAAGAAGAAATTGAAAAGTATTTAAGTTTATCTCGCACGAATGGGTAG
- a CDS encoding MFS transporter, with the protein MRGKLQQIHPVGMSIILGTLFARFATSMSIPFLAIYLTTVKEISAGMTGAIIGTSALVGVFASFIGGNLSDRFGRKRIMLWSIIIWIFVFIGFSFADHVLSFFLLNALNGMCRSFFEPTSRALLSDLTKPEHRLLVYNLRYGAINVGVAIGPLVGLQLGSAKSTTPFLVAAVVYILYTIVLALQFKKYRIGEQELDTKEPVTMMNAVRVLRKDVIFLIALVGIILSNTGYAHFSTTLSQYFANSHVFQDGVTLFSYVLTLNAITVVIVQYPLIRFCKKYTPLVSIMMGTLLVSGGLLGFGMTQSLSGVFACTILFTMGEVLMFSMTDVFIDDIAVPHLKGTYFGAMGFSGIGGVIGPWFGGILLDYYGYQNGFAVFSILAIFSVCAFPVLLLTKNLLYKRNLHENCKVEVEVK; encoded by the coding sequence ATGAGAGGCAAGTTACAACAAATTCATCCGGTTGGGATGAGCATTATTCTAGGGACATTATTTGCACGGTTTGCAACTTCAATGAGCATTCCGTTTTTAGCAATCTATTTAACAACGGTAAAAGAAATATCAGCTGGAATGACAGGAGCAATTATTGGAACGAGTGCATTGGTTGGTGTATTTGCTAGTTTTATTGGTGGGAATTTATCTGATCGCTTTGGCCGTAAAAGAATTATGTTATGGTCCATCATCATTTGGATTTTTGTATTTATTGGTTTTTCATTTGCAGATCATGTTCTATCATTCTTTTTGTTAAATGCTTTAAATGGGATGTGTCGTTCGTTCTTTGAACCGACATCGAGGGCGCTGCTATCTGATTTAACAAAGCCAGAGCATCGTTTACTTGTTTATAATTTACGCTATGGAGCTATTAATGTTGGTGTTGCAATTGGCCCGCTTGTTGGATTACAGCTTGGTAGTGCGAAATCAACAACACCATTTTTAGTAGCGGCTGTGGTGTATATCCTGTATACAATTGTATTAGCGCTACAATTTAAAAAATATCGGATTGGTGAACAGGAACTAGATACGAAAGAACCAGTTACGATGATGAATGCGGTTCGTGTTTTACGAAAAGATGTTATTTTTTTAATCGCCTTAGTTGGAATTATTTTAAGTAATACTGGGTATGCACACTTTTCAACGACATTATCTCAATATTTCGCGAACTCGCACGTGTTTCAAGATGGCGTTACATTATTTTCATATGTGTTAACGTTAAATGCGATTACGGTAGTGATTGTACAATATCCACTGATTCGATTTTGCAAGAAGTATACACCGCTCGTATCTATTATGATGGGAACATTGCTTGTTAGCGGAGGTTTATTGGGATTTGGTATGACACAGTCGTTGTCGGGTGTCTTTGCTTGTACAATTCTTTTTACAATGGGAGAAGTATTGATGTTTTCGATGACAGATGTTTTTATTGATGATATCGCAGTCCCGCATTTAAAAGGAACGTACTTTGGAGCTATGGGATTTTCCGGAATTGGTGGTGTGATAGGCCCTTGGTTTGGCGGGATTTTGCTAGATTATTACGGCTATCAAAATGGTTTTGCTGTTTTTTCGATATTAGCCATTTTTTCTGTTTGTGCATTCCCGGTCCTTTTATTGACAAAAAATTTATTGTACAAAAGAAATCTTCATGAAAACTGTAAGGTAGAGGTTGAAGTGAAATAA
- the sspO gene encoding small acid-soluble spore protein O, producing MGKRKANHVIPGMNAASAQGQGTGYNEEFSNEPLTPAQRQNNKKRKKNQ from the coding sequence ATGGGTAAACGGAAAGCCAATCACGTTATTCCAGGAATGAATGCAGCATCAGCGCAAGGGCAAGGAACCGGTTATAATGAGGAATTTTCAAACGAACCACTTACACCAGCGCAGCGTCAAAATAATAAAAAACGAAAAAAGAATCAATAA
- a CDS encoding Hsp20 family protein yields the protein MDKKKKSCLFHVDGFEEWMDQFCSDSYANFSFPSHIHIDLFETEQEYILETDVPNVLKQNVLIKKMETGLQIHIFHKNSSLQRTITLPTNIIYKKMLACLENGFLAIHISKTEVAKANERKVLFSD from the coding sequence ATGGACAAGAAAAAGAAAAGTTGTCTTTTTCATGTGGATGGTTTTGAAGAATGGATGGATCAATTTTGCTCCGATTCATATGCAAACTTCAGTTTTCCTAGTCATATCCACATCGACCTTTTCGAAACCGAACAAGAATACATTTTAGAAACTGATGTCCCTAACGTTTTAAAACAAAATGTACTTATAAAAAAGATGGAGACAGGCCTACAAATCCACATATTTCATAAAAATTCGTCCCTGCAGCGAACCATTACTTTACCTACCAACATTATCTATAAAAAAATGCTTGCCTGCCTGGAAAATGGTTTTCTCGCCATACACATTTCAAAAACAGAAGTAGCAAAAGCAAATGAGCGAAAAGTTCTCTTTTCCGATTAA
- a CDS encoding DUF4306 domain-containing protein: MSKTVIHWLQYIIILPILFFSLFITSWTASYLSISEDWKKHLVFTPKTADNSNQIYEIDKLLYAFKYNPPFTTICVLSIVYLIGIIIVRALYWRKNKTGLFSLQLMILLPIFLYTWLVTNSMGAMIYGEEDWKNYLVFSPKTITDTNQIYYIDRLIYVFQHSPIFSTIFVLTFLYIIVLFGIKISRRIHLNKINR, translated from the coding sequence TTGAGCAAAACCGTTATACACTGGCTGCAATATATCATCATTCTTCCCATCTTATTTTTCTCATTGTTTATTACAAGTTGGACTGCCAGCTACTTAAGCATTTCAGAGGACTGGAAAAAACATCTCGTCTTCACTCCTAAAACAGCAGACAACTCTAATCAAATTTATGAAATTGATAAATTGCTGTATGCTTTTAAGTACAATCCGCCTTTTACTACAATTTGTGTATTATCAATTGTATATTTGATTGGGATTATTATCGTTCGCGCCTTATATTGGCGAAAAAATAAAACAGGGCTGTTCAGTTTACAGCTTATGATTCTTCTCCCTATTTTTCTATACACGTGGCTTGTCACAAATTCTATGGGAGCGATGATCTATGGAGAAGAAGATTGGAAAAATTATCTCGTCTTTTCACCAAAAACAATCACGGATACAAATCAAATTTATTATATTGATAGATTAATATACGTTTTTCAACATTCTCCTATTTTTAGCACAATTTTTGTTCTTACTTTTCTGTATATCATCGTACTCTTTGGAATCAAAATTTCTCGTCGAATTCATTTAAACAAAATAAATAGATGA
- a CDS encoding YmzC family protein, producing the protein MGEHPIAKELRYMRICFVIFIIITLFSSGGKVVEISSNHDSSPVNLQTNNMTQIGENIFAIRVESENVIKIFKYDPTTNKITQMKEFNPEDGSTYEYQLNKAE; encoded by the coding sequence ATGGGAGAACATCCAATCGCTAAAGAACTTCGCTATATGCGTATATGCTTTGTTATCTTTATTATCATTACATTATTTTCTAGTGGAGGAAAAGTTGTTGAAATTTCTTCAAATCATGATTCTTCTCCGGTTAATTTACAAACCAACAATATGACACAAATTGGTGAAAATATATTTGCGATAAGAGTAGAAAGTGAGAATGTCATCAAAATTTTCAAATATGATCCAACTACAAATAAAATTACGCAGATGAAAGAATTTAATCCTGAAGATGGTTCCACTTATGAATATCAACTAAATAAAGCTGAATGA
- a CDS encoding redoxin domain-containing protein translates to MWRKLTIVVVLLCLAGYAVYEKFGKEEQQVIDKPVQSEEAMKEVIAKNGIEVGKSAPDFELSKLDGTKVKLSDLKGKKVILNFWATWCGPCQKEMPDMEAFYKKHKGDVEILAVNYTVSEGASGEEKVKKFAEEKGITFPVLLDKDITVTTTYKVITIPTSYFVDTKGVIQDKFIGPMTLKEMEKRIAQVK, encoded by the coding sequence ATGTGGCGAAAACTTACGATTGTTGTTGTGTTACTTTGTTTAGCTGGTTACGCAGTATATGAAAAGTTCGGAAAAGAAGAACAACAGGTGATAGACAAACCTGTGCAAAGTGAAGAAGCAATGAAAGAAGTTATTGCAAAGAATGGAATAGAAGTAGGGAAGAGCGCGCCAGATTTTGAGTTATCAAAATTAGATGGTACAAAGGTAAAGCTTTCTGATTTAAAAGGGAAGAAAGTTATTTTGAATTTCTGGGCAACATGGTGCGGTCCGTGTCAGAAAGAGATGCCAGACATGGAAGCTTTTTATAAGAAGCATAAGGGAGATGTGGAAATATTAGCTGTAAATTATACCGTTTCTGAAGGTGCTAGTGGAGAGGAGAAAGTGAAAAAATTCGCCGAAGAGAAGGGAATCACATTTCCTGTTTTACTCGATAAAGATATAACGGTTACAACGACGTATAAAGTAATTACAATCCCAACTTCATATTTTGTGGATACAAAAGGCGTAATTCAAGATAAATTTATTGGACCGATGACATTAAAAGAGATGGAAAAGCGGATTGCGCAAGTAAAGTAG
- a CDS encoding FbpB family small basic protein yields the protein MRRNRRKSFEELVKENKQQLLSDRNAIERIEERIEKRYEMRLFKQAE from the coding sequence ATGAGAAGAAATCGTCGGAAATCGTTTGAAGAGCTTGTGAAGGAAAATAAGCAGCAATTATTAAGCGATCGTAATGCAATTGAACGGATTGAAGAACGGATTGAAAAGCGTTATGAAATGCGTCTTTTTAAACAGGCTGAATAA
- a CDS encoding small acid-soluble spore protein P, with protein MEKNNSKSIRQNTKKGQPSGQPEPLSGSHKVKNRNHSRQKNHAHHDM; from the coding sequence ATGGAAAAGAACAACAGTAAATCCATTCGTCAAAATACAAAAAAAGGGCAGCCTTCTGGACAACCCGAACCATTAAGCGGCTCACATAAAGTAAAAAATCGAAATCATTCCAGACAAAAAAATCACGCTCACCACGATATGTAA
- the tlp gene encoding small acid-soluble spore protein Tlp yields MSEQYKANPDDRSDNVEKLQEMVQNTIDNFNEAKETAELSNEKDRAAIEAKNQRRLESIESLKSEIKDESGYDA; encoded by the coding sequence ATGTCAGAACAATATAAAGCAAATCCAGATGATCGTAGTGATAATGTAGAGAAGTTGCAAGAAATGGTGCAAAACACAATTGACAACTTTAATGAGGCAAAAGAAACTGCAGAGCTTTCCAATGAAAAAGATCGTGCTGCGATTGAAGCGAAAAATCAGCGGCGTTTAGAAAGTATTGAATCGTTAAAAAGTGAAATAAAAGACGAATCTGGATATGATGCGTAA